The stretch of DNA CAAGACATCTTATCAATATTTCAAAATTACTTTTTGGCGTAACATCTTTCATTTTTCTACCTTCTTTCTTTAATTTAGAACATTTAAACCAAGTTCAATAAATCTATTTTTATTATTCCAAGATTCTAAATGTATTTCTTCACAAGTATGCGTTCCTTCCCCTTTTTCGTTTCCCCCTTATCCAAAAACAATTTATACTTCCCAAACCCTCTAATCGTAATCAAACTGCCAATTTCAAGCATTCTAGACTTATCCTTTTCTTCCACATAATCAACTAGAACCTTTCCTTTTTCAATCGGCTCAATTACCTTTGTCCGAGATAAATTTGTAATCGTTGAAACAATGCTGTCCAGACGCTTGGAGAGAACTGTAATTAACTTATTATCATATTTATATTGCGGAAGAATATTTTTATTTTTTGTGTCAATAATTTCAATTTCACAAGATGCTTTTCCAATTTGCTTTAATTCCGAAATAATATAATCTGCAATTTTCTCTGATACTGGAATATACCCTGATATTTTCCTGCCCTCATTTTCCAAAATCAAATCTCCCATAAGTTCCCTTTTTATATTAAGACCCATAAGACTTCCTAAAAAATCCTTATGAAGATATTCACGAAATCTTGAATCTATTGATATTTTTAACAATTTATTTGGAAATTGAAAACTATTCTCATTAAACTCATTATTACAATCCGCATAATCTTCAAATTTTTCATCATCTTGTACCAAACTTTTGTCATTTTTTCCAAAATTATCATAAACATCTCTATTTCCAGCTACAAAACTATCAGGCACAAATGCAATTTGCCGTCTATCACTATCTGCAAAAACTCCATCACAAATAACATTAAGTCCATCCATCCTTTTCCCCAGTTTCTTCCAAAAATTCGGCGTATAAAACTCCTCAGTAAAGCTCACAATCTCATATTCCTTCGCCACTTCATAAGAATTATACAATTTACTAGCCAAATACTCCATTTCTTTTGGAAATTGCCTCAAAAAATTTTCTTTTTTCATATTTCTCCATTCTTAATCCTCATTCACAACTTGTAAATTATCCCAATCTACATTTCTGTCCTTCTCTTCCCTTTTCTTCTGAAGCTCAAATTTTTCATATTCAGAAATCAAACTTCCCAGCTTTGAAATCACATACGCCACAACACCTATATCATCACCAAACCCAATAATTGGCAAAATATCAGGCACCGCATCAATCGTAGAAATCACATAAATAATCGCTCCAATAATTTTTACCTTATCCATCGTTGGAATCTTAAATTCCCCTCTTTTGTCCGCTTGCAACATTCTCACAAGAAGTCCAAACTTTGATGCAACTGCTCCTAAATTATTTTTCAACTTTCCAGCCTTTTTCAAATCTTCTGCTGTAATATTTGTTTTTTTATATTTCTCATATAATTTTTTCGCTCTTTTTAACATAATTTTCCCCCTTTCGTAAATGAAACTTTTGGTAACCTAATTATACTAAAAAATTTCTTACAATTCAACTTAAATAATTATGGATTATTTTAATTAAATTATAAAAGCTCCGCCAGTTTATTAAAACTAAAAAGTTTATTTTATTAAAGAAAAAACATTTATTATAAATTTGAATATAAATAAAATAAAAAAAGTGATATTTAAAAGTTTAAAACTCTATACATCACTTTTTTAAATTCTTATAATTTTATCCATTTAATCTCAATAGTAAATTCAATATACTTCATTTAAGTTCCATTATCATTACTTTCAATCCTTCATCAGAAATAATATGCTCCAAAAGTTTAAATCCAAAATCTCTATAAAAATTAATCAATCTAGATTCATTCTGACATTCCAACCAGACATATTTAGTATTTATCAATTCCTTTATCTTCAATAACAAATTATATGCCGAAGTTAGTAAACCTTTTCCTGTAATTTTTTTCAAAATATCATCTGAATAATTTTTCCCCAGTTGTCCCAACAAAAAACTACTTGTCATCAAATCGCCATTTCTTAATACACTTCCGCTATTACTCAGTTTCTTTTGCTGTGTTTTTGAAAGCACATTCAATTCTTCTTTTGAAAGAATTAAACTTCTATTTGCAATTGTAAAATATCCTAACATTTCTTCAATATTATCATCAAATATTAAATGGGTTGTAGAAACACATGATTTTTCGAATCTAATAGATTTTTCTTGTAAAAATATTTCTATATCATTTTTAGGATAAACTGAGATACTTTTAAATTTTTTTAATTCTTTTATAACATCTAGTTCGTCATATTTATTCAATAACTCCTGTAACCTCATTCTCTTCAATTGCTATTTCCCCTTTTTTTCTCAATTTAAATTTTTTACCTATTTCTTCTATATCAGCTTCCTCGCATTTCAAATCCTCATTTTTATTTACAGTAAATCCTTCTTCCATCATTTTAATCAGCTCTTCAGCCGCTTCCTTATTCAATTCTAAATTTTTGAAAAAACTGCTTGTAGCCATAACTATCACCCCTTATCTTTTATTTCTTAATTAATATAATTATACCACATAAGAAATAAAATTTCCACAAAATTTTAAAAAATAGTTAAAAAAATTAATACAAAAAAGGAACTGTATACTAACAATTCCTCTTTTAGTAAAAATTTATTATATTTTCATAAACATAACTTTTAAATCATTTTCAAATCCATCAATTAAGTCAAAGCCAAATTCTTTATAAAAATTTATCAACTTACTATTATTTTCACATTCTAACCAAATATATTTCACATTGACTAATTTTTTTGCTTCCAATAACAATATCCAGATTTCGTTTAACAAATCTTTTCCTGTAATTTTTTCGCCTTTTATTTCTTGTGAAAAATTTATTCCCAATTGCCCAATCAAATAACTGTTAATTTCATAACTTCCATCTTTTTTTATATTTGAACTTTGTCCTATTTTTTTTAATTTTGTTTTTGAAAAAGTCTTTACAACTTCCTTAGGAATATTTAATTTTTTATTTGCAATAGAAAAATATCCTACTAATTCATTATTTTCATTTATTAATAAATGTGTAGTTGAAAGTGTCTTTTTTTCAAATTCAATAGCATTATTATGTAAAAAATATTCAACTTCATTTGTTGTTGCAAAATTACTTTTGAAAGTTTTTAAAAATTTTTCAATTTTTTCTATTTGATTCTCTGATTCTAATAATTTTTGTAACCCCACTCTTTCTATACTCAATTTCCTCACCTTTTAACTAATTATTTTAAAATTTCTTTTATTCTTTTACTACTTTGTATTTCTTTAACATTTGAAGTCAGATTTTTTTTTGTTGTTTTCTTATCCATTATTTTAAAAAAATTATTTGCGGCTTCATTTGTAAATATTAAATCTTTTTTAAAACTTTTTGTTGCCATAACTAACCTCCCAAAATATAAAATACTATTTTAAATTTCCTAAAATATTATTTATTCTAGCCAACGTTCTTTCTTTCCCAATAACTGCGATTACCGTGTACAAATCCGCTCCTCTGGCTTTTCCTGTAATAACTGCCCTAAGTGGCATCAATACTGCTGCTGGGCCTTCTCCTATTTCATCTTGCAGTTCGTGAAGGATTTGTTTTGCTTCGTCTTCTGAAATTTCTTCATTTAATTTATTGATTTTTTCAATAAACATTTGAATGGATTTTTTACCAGTTTCTGTTTCAAGTGAAGAAGTTAATCTTTCAATTGATTTTCTTTCTTTTTTATTCATTCCTTCTTCAATTATTGGCAATTCAAATTCATCTTCAAAATAAATTGCTGCATTTACTGGCAGCTCTTTTAATGTCTGTGAACCTTCCCTTGTAATTTCCACAATTCTTTTTAATTTTGAAAATTCTTCATCTGGCAAGTTTTCATTTTCATAATAACCAGCTTGCACAAAATATGGAATAGCCAATTTTGTCAATTCATCCAAATCCTTTAATCTCATGTGATGATTGTTTACCCATCCTAATTTAACCAAGTCAAACACAGGCCCTCCAAGAGAAATTTTATCAAATGAGAAATTTTGTATCATTTCATCAATAGTAAAAATTTCCTTGTTTTCTCCAAAGCTCCATCCCATAAGTGCAAGGAAGTTTAGAAGCCCTTCTTTCAAATAACCTTCTTCTCTGTAATAGTTCAACGAAACTGGATTTTTTCTCTTAGAAATTTTAGTCTTATCCGCATTTCTTAAAAGTGGCATATGATACCATTTAGGCTCATCCCATCCAAATGCTTTGTATAACTGAATATGCTTAGGCGTAGAAGAAATCCACTCTTCTGCTCTTATAACGTGAGTTATCCCCATCAAATGATCATCAACAATATTTGCCAAATGATAAGTTGGGAATCCATCAGATTTTAACAACACTTGATCATCAATTTTACTATTCTCAAATCTAATTTCTCCTCTTAATCCATCATTTACAATAGTTTCTCCTTCATAAGGCATTTT from Leptotrichia trevisanii DSM 22070 encodes:
- the gltX gene encoding glutamate--tRNA ligase, which gives rise to MSEKKVRVRIAPSPTGDPHVGTAYIGLFNYAFVKHNGGDFILRIEDTDRTRFSGDSEQQIFDAMKWLGLNYDEGPDVGGKAGPYRQSERFSIYKNYAEQLVEKGEAYYCFCTAERLQKLRERQAAMKQAPGYDGHCRNLSKEEVEAKLAAGEPYVIRLKMPYEGETIVNDGLRGEIRFENSKIDDQVLLKSDGFPTYHLANIVDDHLMGITHVIRAEEWISSTPKHIQLYKAFGWDEPKWYHMPLLRNADKTKISKRKNPVSLNYYREEGYLKEGLLNFLALMGWSFGENKEIFTIDEMIQNFSFDKISLGGPVFDLVKLGWVNNHHMRLKDLDELTKLAIPYFVQAGYYENENLPDEEFSKLKRIVEITREGSQTLKELPVNAAIYFEDEFELPIIEEGMNKKERKSIERLTSSLETETGKKSIQMFIEKINKLNEEISEDEAKQILHELQDEIGEGPAAVLMPLRAVITGKARGADLYTVIAVIGKERTLARINNILGNLK
- a CDS encoding RNA-binding protein; protein product: MKKENFLRQFPKEMEYLASKLYNSYEVAKEYEIVSFTEEFYTPNFWKKLGKRMDGLNVICDGVFADSDRRQIAFVPDSFVAGNRDVYDNFGKNDKSLVQDDEKFEDYADCNNEFNENSFQFPNKLLKISIDSRFREYLHKDFLGSLMGLNIKRELMGDLILENEGRKISGYIPVSEKIADYIISELKQIGKASCEIEIIDTKNKNILPQYKYDNKLITVLSKRLDSIVSTITNLSRTKVIEPIEKGKVLVDYVEEKDKSRMLEIGSLITIRGFGKYKLFLDKGETKKGKERILVKKYI
- a CDS encoding N-acetyltransferase; its protein translation is MSIERVGLQKLLESENQIEKIEKFLKTFKSNFATTNEVEYFLHNNAIEFEKKTLSTTHLLINENNELVGYFSIANKKLNIPKEVVKTFSKTKLKKIGQSSNIKKDGSYEINSYLIGQLGINFSQEIKGEKITGKDLLNEIWILLLEAKKLVNVKYIWLECENNSKLINFYKEFGFDLIDGFENDLKVMFMKI
- a CDS encoding YkvA family protein, which encodes MLKRAKKLYEKYKKTNITAEDLKKAGKLKNNLGAVASKFGLLVRMLQADKRGEFKIPTMDKVKIIGAIIYVISTIDAVPDILPIIGFGDDIGVVAYVISKLGSLISEYEKFELQKKREEKDRNVDWDNLQVVNED